The following coding sequences are from one Coffea arabica cultivar ET-39 chromosome 11e, Coffea Arabica ET-39 HiFi, whole genome shotgun sequence window:
- the LOC140021249 gene encoding uncharacterized protein: MEFECQDYTDEQKVKLATLEFTDYAIVWWEQERNSRRRNRERQISTWEELRTTMRKRFVPSHYYRDLYQRLQTLVQGSRSVEDYYKEMEITMLRADIMEDREATVGRFLNDLRPEIAELVELQNYMDMPELIDKASKIERRLKRRGNPRNPNFSATPVWRGNPTFERERPSPGVPKFTPKTKPPKQTPKTTPRPSFDSSKPRSRDKCFKCQGFRHIASQCPNRRTMVILPSGDVVSDDEDEFAEMPPLIDEDEDSEVEVEATIEQVGIALVARRALATQVKRVDEAQRDNIFYTRCHVKGRVCSLIIDAASCTNVASTLMVDHLSLPTLRHPSPYRLQWLNESGDIKVTKQVVVPFQIGKYEDEVLCDVVPMQASHILLGRPWQYDKKTTHDGFTNKYSFFHHNKKMTLVPLTPQQVHEDQLRLQQEHEGEVAKKSPNSQAIVRAPAERTSNPGTSGRLDKRPNLLAKNREVRKLLLSKQVVYVLYCKEEFEDVFPDKIPSGLPPLRGIEHQIDFVPGAPLPNRPAYKMGPEETKEIQRQVDDLLEKGWALESMSPCAVPVILVPKKEGTWRMCMDCRAVNAITVKYRHPKPRLDDLLDELYGAVIFTKIDLKSGYHQIRMKEGDEWKTAFKTKYGLYEWLVMPFGLTNAPSTFMHLINHVLRPFLGKFVVVYFDDILIYNKSPEEHVAHVRAVLDVLRRARLFANFGKCTFCTNELVFLGYKISAQGIKVNESKIQAINEWPVPKTLSEVRSYHGLARFYRRFVKDFNTIAAPLTAIIKKDVKFEWGEAQEKAFQLLKHKLTHTPLLSLPSFDKTFEVECDASGVGIGAVLIQEGRPIAYFSEKLNGTALNYSTYDKELYALIRALETWRYALITLLDAKLLGFDLIKELYDTDSDFSDIYKSCAKSGQARTQRYLKHANKGRRRVVFEPGDWVWLHLRKERFPVQRRNKLLPRGDGPFQVVVRINDNAYKLDLPGEYNVSVTFNVAGLSPYLADDEVDLRTNLSQEEGNDAEVESDIHVEHVKVTLGPMTRARSKRLNETLQALVRAARESSGETKAIEGLNEAKDVILLAAIHED, translated from the exons ATGGAATTCGAGTGCCAGGACTACACCGATGAACAAAAGGTCAAATTGGCAACCCTTGAATTCACCGATTACGCTATTGTCTGGTGGGAGCAGGAGCGCAATAGCAGGCGCCGCAATAGAGAACGGCAAATTAGTACATGGGAGGAGTTACGAACCACTATGCGAAAACGGTTCGTACCCAGCCATTACTACCGTGACCTATACCAGAGGCTCCAGACATTAGTCCAAGGAAGCCgtagtgtggaggactactacaaggagatggagatcACCATGCTCCGAGCAGACATTATGGAGGATAGAGAGGCTACCGTGGGAAGATTCCTTAACGACTTGAGACCTGAGATCGCCGAGTTGGTGGAATTGCAAAACTACATGGATATGCCTGAGTTGATTGATAAGGCATCCAAGATCGAAAGGAGGCTTAAGAGGAGGGGTAACCCTCGTAACCCTAACTTCTCGGCCACGCCTGTGTGGAGGGGCAACCCGACCTTCGAGCGGGAACGGCCTAGTCCAGGGGTGCCCAAGTTTACCCCTAAGACCAAGCCACCCAAGCAGACCCCAAAGACAACTCCAAGGCCTTCATTCGACTCTTCCAAGCCACGAAGCCGTgacaagtgcttcaagtgccaaggatTTAGGCACATTGCTTCTCAATGTCCCAATAGGCGTACCATGGTTATCCTACCGAGCGGAGATGTCGTATCTGATGATGAGGATGAGTTTGCCGAGATGCCTCCGTtgattgatgaagatgaagattccGAGGTAGAGGTTGAGGCCACTATTGAGCAAGTGGGTATTGCTCTAGTAGCGCGTCGAGCTCTTGCGACCCAAGTCAAGAGAGTGGATGAGGCCCAACGTGACAATATCTTCTACACGCGATGTCACGTCAAGGGAAGAGTAtgtagtctcatcattgatgcgGCTAGTTGTACCAACGTGGCAAGTACTCTTATGGTGGATCATCTTTCCTTGCCCACGTTGAGGCACCCTAGTCCATACCGCTTGCAATGGCTCAATGAGAGTGGCGATATCAAAGTCACCAAGCAAGTGGTGGTGCCTTTCCAGATTGGGAAGTATGAGGATGAAGTCCTTTGCGACGTCGTTCCCATGCAAGCTTCTCACATTTTGTTGGGACGGCCATGGCAATATGACAAGAAGACTACTCATGATGGCTTTACCAACAAGTATTCCTTCTTTCACCACAACAAGAAGATGACTCTTGTCCCTCTCACCCCTCAGCAGGTGCATGAAGACCAGCTGCGTTTGCAACAGGAGCATGAAGGAGAGGTGGCTAAAAAGTCACCCAATTCTCAGGCAATCGTTAGAGCACCGGCCGAGAGGACATCAAACCCTGGTACATCTGGTCGATTGGACAAACGCCCTAACTTGCTTGCAAAGAACAGGGAAGTTCGCAAATTGCTTTTGTCCAAGCAAGTTGTTTATGTATTATATTGCAAAGAG gaatttgaggatgttttcccagATAAGATCCCCAGTGGTCTACCACCACTTCGAGGGATCGAGCACCAGATCGATTTCGtgcctggagcaccattgccaaatagaccagcctacaaaatgggTCCGGAAGAGACTAAGGAGATCCAGAGGCAAGTGGATGACCTCTTAGAGAAAGGTTGGGCTCTAGAGAGCATGAGCCCATGTGCAGTTCCAGTCATCCTCGTTCCAAAGAAAGAGGGCACTTGGAGGATGTGTATGGACTGTCGCGCCGTCAATGCTATCACAGTTAAGTATCGTCACCCTAAACCtcgtttggatgatttgcttgACGAATTGTATGGTGCAGTCATTTTCACCAAGATTGATCTTAAGAGTGGCTACCATCAAATTCGAATGAAGGAAGGGGACGAATGGAAGACAGCCTTCAAGACTAAGTATGGTttgtatgagtggttagttatgccttttGGTTTGACTAACGCTCCTAGTACATTTATGCACCTTATCAATCATGTGCTTCGCCCGTTCTTAGGTAAATTTGTTGTTGTCTATTTTGACGACATTTTGATATACAACAAGAGTCCTGAGGAACATGTAGCACATGTACGAGCTGTCCTTGATGTTTTGCGCAGGGCGAGGTTATTCGCTAACTTTGGCAAATGTACTTTCTGCACTAATGAACTTGTTTTTCTTGGTTATAAGATTAGTGCACAGGGCATTAAAGTGAACGAGAGCAAAATCCAAGCCATCAATGAGTGGCCCGTGCCCAAGACCCTGAGTGAAGTTCGGAGCTACCACGGCCTTGCACGTTTCTATCGCCGGTTCGTGAAGGATTTCAATACTATTGCTGCCCCTCTGACCGCCATTATCAAGAAGGATGTGAAGTTCGAGTGGGGGGAAGCTCAGGAGAAGGCGTTCCAACTccttaaacacaagctcacacacACACCCTTATTGTCCTTACCTAGTTTTGATAAAACATTTGAGGTtgagtgtgatgcttctggtgtaggaatTGGAGCCGTGTTGATCCAGGAGGGAAGGCCGATCGCGTACTTTAGCGAGAAGTTGAATGGTACTGCCTTGAACTACTCCACCTACGATAAGGAGCTCTATGCTTTGATTCGTGCACTGGAGACATG GAGGTATGCTTTGATTACTTTACTTGATGCTAAACTCCTTGGATTTGACCTTATCAAAGAGCTCTATGATACCGACTCTGATTTTTCTGATATCTACAAGTCTTGTGCTAAGTCGGGTCAGG CTCGCACCCAGCGGTACCTCAAGCATGCCAACAAAGGTCGGCGTCGCGTGGTgtttgaaccaggtgattgggtctggttacaCTTGCGCAAGGAGCGTTTCCCTGTCCAACGTCGCAACAAGTTGCTACCCCGTGGAGATGGACCATTCCAAGTTGTGGTGCGTATtaatgacaatgcctacaagCTCGATCTTCCTGGTGAGTATAATGTCTCGGTTACTTTTAATGTTGCTGGCCTAAGTCCCTATCTTGCAGATGATGAggtcgatttgaggacaaatctttcgcaagaggaggggaatgatgcggagGTTGAGAGCGATATCCACGTGGAGCACGTGAAGGTGACATTGGGGCCTATGACACGAGCTCGATCGAAGAGGTTAAATGAAACACTACAAGCGTTGGTTCGTGCGGCCCGAGAGTCAAGTGGAGAGACAAAGGCCATTGAGGGCCTCAATGAAGCTAAAGATGTCATCTTACTTGCGGCCATTCATGAGGATTAG